In Humulus lupulus chromosome 6, drHumLupu1.1, whole genome shotgun sequence, a single genomic region encodes these proteins:
- the LOC133782288 gene encoding peroxidase 45-like, giving the protein MESRRSLIVALSAIVLLLPLFIATATAQSKLSRDFYKSSCPNVESLVRSAVANKFRQTFVTAPATLRLFFHDCFVRGCDASVMLASPNGNAEKDHPDNLSLAGDGFDTVIKAKAAVDRNSRCKNKVSCADILALATRDVVVLTGGQSYPVELGRRDGRISSKSSVQNQLPHPNFNLNQLNAIFASHGLTQKDMIALSGAHSIGFSHCNKMSNRIYNFSPRMEIDPKLNTQYALQLRQMCPRKVDPRIAINMDPTTPRKFDNTYYKNLKQGKGLFTSDQVLFTDSRSKTVVNSFASSPAAFNKAFADAMTKLGRVGVLTGRQGEIRIDCTRPN; this is encoded by the exons atggaAAGTCGTCGAAGCTTGATTGTTGCTCTTTCGGCTATTGTTCTTCTTCTCCCATTGTTTATCGCAACAGCTACAGCTCAATCAAAGCTTAGCCGAGACTTCTACAAAAGCTCATGTCCAAACGTCGAATCTTTAGTCCGATCCGCCGTCGCCAACAAATTCCGCCAGACATTTGTCACTGCACCAGCCACCCTTCGACTCTTTTTCCATGACTGCTTTGTTCGG GGGTGTGATGCTTCCGTTATGCTTGCATCACCAAACGGCAACGCAGAGAAGGATCACCCAGATAATCTTTCTCTAGCTGGAGATGGATTTGACACTGTCATTAAAGCCAAGGCAGCTGTGGACAGAAACTCTCGTTGCAAAAACAAAGTCTCATGCGCTGACATCCTAGCTCTCGCCACCAGAGATGTCGTCGTCTtg ACTGGAGGGCAATCTTATCCAGTGGAATTGGGGAGACGAGATGGGAGAATTTCTTCCAAGTCTAGCGTTCAAAATCAGCTTCCCCACCCAAACTTTAACTTGAACCAACTCAATGCTATCTTTGCCTCTCACGGCCTTACCCAGAAAGATATGATTGCATTATCAG GTGCCCATTCAATTGGTTTCTCTCACTGCAATAAAATGTCGAACCGAATTTACAACTTCAGCCCGAGAATGGAAATTGACCCAAAACTCAACACACAATACGCTTTACAGCTGAGACAAATGTGCCCTAGAAAAGTGGACCCTAGAATCGCCATTAACATGGACCCCACAACCCCAAGGAAATTCGACAACACTTACTACAAAAACCTTAAGCAAGGGAAAGGGCTCTTCACTTCTGATCAGGTTTTGTTCACAGACAGCAGATCAAAGACCGTTGTCAACAGCTTCGCTTCCAGCCCCGCAGCCTTCAACAAGGCCTTCGCTGATGCCATGACCAAGCTCGGTAGAGTTGGTGTTCTTACTGGCAGACAAGGCGAAATTCG